The following proteins are co-located in the Candidatus Palauibacter polyketidifaciens genome:
- a CDS encoding folylpolyglutamate synthase/dihydrofolate synthase family protein codes for MLIAGGDALAALFDPRPVTTIRWGLDRIEALLAELGRPERTFNALHIAGTNGKGSTACFAASMLEDGGTRTGLYTSPHLEDVRERFLIDGAWVEESALQSAAARVLDCETAEHCTYFELATALAFTCFAECGVEVAVVETGLGGRLDATNVLRPAGTAITPISLDHTEWLGGSPESIAKEKGGIFKPGAPACLGRIDPLPLAVLERAARRVGSPVARLGREAEVSDVEVRTDPPETRFRYVSGSRPDGLRLATGLPGRHQADNAALALLLLDGSGLPPDEDSARRGIARARLAGRFEIRPSRGGRPGCVFDIAHNPAAIAALCETVAALSAARPLIAVVGMLADKDWKKMLARLALDSDAMILTRSAAPAERRWDPSRAQEWLSRERGLESIVCRNVAEAVSRGLTLAGAGTLLVTGSATTVGEARALPELAGVRTGD; via the coding sequence GTGCTGATCGCGGGCGGGGATGCCCTCGCGGCCCTGTTCGATCCCCGTCCGGTCACCACGATCCGCTGGGGTCTCGACAGAATCGAAGCGCTCCTCGCGGAGCTGGGCCGGCCGGAACGGACCTTCAACGCCCTCCATATCGCGGGCACGAACGGCAAGGGGTCGACCGCGTGCTTCGCGGCGTCGATGCTCGAAGACGGCGGCACGCGCACGGGCCTCTATACCTCGCCGCACCTCGAGGACGTTCGGGAACGTTTTCTGATCGATGGGGCCTGGGTGGAGGAGTCGGCGCTTCAGTCCGCCGCCGCCCGCGTGCTCGACTGCGAGACGGCCGAACATTGTACGTACTTCGAGTTGGCCACCGCGCTCGCCTTCACCTGCTTCGCGGAGTGCGGGGTGGAGGTGGCGGTCGTCGAAACCGGTCTCGGCGGCCGGCTCGACGCGACGAACGTGCTCCGTCCCGCCGGGACGGCGATCACCCCGATCAGCCTCGACCACACGGAGTGGCTTGGGGGATCTCCCGAGTCGATCGCGAAGGAAAAAGGGGGGATCTTCAAGCCGGGCGCGCCGGCCTGCCTGGGTCGCATCGATCCGCTTCCGCTCGCGGTGCTCGAGCGGGCCGCGCGCCGCGTCGGATCACCGGTTGCGCGCCTCGGAAGGGAGGCGGAGGTGTCGGATGTCGAGGTGCGGACCGATCCTCCGGAAACGCGCTTCCGATATGTGTCGGGGTCGCGTCCCGACGGCTTGCGGCTCGCCACCGGCCTGCCCGGCCGGCACCAGGCGGACAACGCGGCTCTCGCCCTCCTGCTGCTGGACGGCTCGGGCCTTCCGCCGGACGAAGACTCCGCGCGCCGCGGGATCGCACGCGCGCGCCTGGCCGGCCGCTTCGAGATCCGGCCTTCGCGCGGCGGACGCCCGGGCTGCGTGTTCGATATCGCGCACAATCCGGCGGCCATCGCGGCGCTCTGCGAAACGGTGGCGGCGCTGTCCGCGGCGCGCCCGCTCATCGCTGTGGTCGGAATGCTGGCCGACAAGGATTGGAAGAAGATGTTGGCCCGCCTCGCGCTTGACAGCGACGCTATGATTCTGACGCGGTCCGCCGCCCCCGCGGAGAGGCGGTGGGACCCGTCCCGGGCGCAGGAGTGGCTGTCGCGTGAACGGGGTCTTGAATCGATCGTGTGCCGGAACGTGGCCGAGGCGGTCTCGCGAGGGCTGACGCTCGCCGGAGCCGGAACGCTCCTGGTCACGGGGTCCGCAACCACCGTGGGCGAGGCCCGGGCACTGCCGGAACTCGCCGGCGTACGGACAGGAGACTGA
- a CDS encoding BrxA/BrxB family bacilliredoxin, which yields MLYDPRLVQPMRDELTRLGVRELRTSDEVDEVLGADGETLVVVNSVCGCAARNARPAVAMAMSHGEQPDRVVTVFAGQDVEATARARQYFVGVRPSSPALALLSNGELQFMLERHQIEGREAHDIAADLTKAYDRYCATS from the coding sequence ATGCTGTACGATCCCAGACTGGTACAACCGATGAGGGACGAACTCACCCGCCTCGGCGTGCGTGAGCTTCGGACCTCCGATGAAGTGGACGAAGTCCTCGGCGCCGACGGGGAGACGCTCGTCGTCGTGAACTCCGTCTGCGGCTGCGCGGCGCGCAATGCGCGACCCGCCGTGGCGATGGCCATGAGCCACGGAGAGCAGCCCGACCGCGTCGTCACGGTGTTCGCGGGACAGGATGTGGAAGCGACGGCGCGCGCGCGGCAGTATTTCGTCGGCGTCCGACCCTCGTCCCCGGCTCTCGCGCTGCTCTCCAACGGGGAGCTGCAGTTCATGCTCGAGCGCCACCAGATCGAGGGCCGCGAGGCGCACGACATCGCGGCCGACCTCACAAAGGCGTACGACCGATACTGCGCGACGAGCTAG